Proteins encoded within one genomic window of Actinoplanes octamycinicus:
- a CDS encoding SDR family NAD(P)-dependent oxidoreductase, giving the protein MTSYLDELFGLTGRTAVVTGGSSGIGREIALGLGRAGARVVLVARRPEPLAEVVAELEKIGAEAGAVTADLADRGAVREAIAEITSRYGEPDVLVNSAGVNLRPPLGELTDDVWDLTLAANLTAPFLLGQAFGPAMTRRGWGRIINLVSQQAFRAYGNSGAYGAAKAGLVGLTRSQAEAWSPHGVCCNAIAPGVVHTPLTEAVFADPTKVAAHAARTMIGRNGLPEDFVGCAVFLASGASQAVTGQTLFVDGGYSAT; this is encoded by the coding sequence ATGACGTCGTACCTCGATGAGCTCTTCGGGTTGACCGGCCGGACCGCGGTGGTGACCGGCGGCAGTTCCGGGATCGGCCGCGAGATCGCCCTCGGCCTGGGCCGCGCCGGAGCCCGCGTGGTGCTGGTCGCCCGGCGGCCGGAGCCGCTCGCCGAGGTGGTCGCCGAGCTGGAGAAAATCGGCGCCGAGGCGGGCGCGGTCACCGCTGATCTGGCGGACCGCGGCGCGGTCCGGGAGGCCATCGCCGAGATCACTTCCCGGTACGGCGAACCGGACGTCCTGGTCAACTCGGCCGGAGTGAACCTGCGCCCGCCGCTCGGCGAGCTCACCGACGACGTCTGGGATCTCACCCTGGCCGCGAACCTCACCGCCCCGTTCCTGCTCGGGCAGGCCTTCGGGCCGGCGATGACCCGGCGCGGCTGGGGCCGGATCATCAACCTGGTCTCCCAGCAGGCGTTCCGTGCCTACGGCAACAGCGGCGCCTACGGAGCGGCCAAGGCCGGCCTGGTCGGGCTGACCCGGTCGCAGGCCGAGGCCTGGTCGCCGCACGGGGTCTGCTGCAACGCGATCGCCCCCGGGGTGGTGCACACCCCGCTCACCGAGGCGGTCTTCGCCGATCCCACGAAAGTGGCGGCGCACGCCGCTCGTACCATGATCGGCCGGAACGGGCTGCCCGAGGATTTCGTCGGTTGTGCCGTTTTTCTGGCGAGCGGCGCGAGTCAAGCGGTGACCGGACAGACACTCTTCGTCGACGGTGGATATTCGGCGACCTGA
- a CDS encoding coiled-coil domain-containing protein has translation MAAISPRRCTALLALLAAAIMAIVVVPGRPALADPEGGSKKLRANLEAAAKGYDQAKTKLAASKKRQIQLAATLKTAQARSEALTKRMSAVASRSYQMGRISTVMLLLNSNSPDKFVERVQGLDMLAQVDSSVLADYRDDIATITKAQAALNAEIIEQKRQVTVMERKKKQAEIALAEVGGGSAGGFIDANSPAAAPAPRNSDGSWPKESCTIKDPTSSGCLTPRTLHAYNEARADGFKHYTVCWSQRSSGEHPKGRACDFSSNASTFKTSAATGSDKAYGDSLAAYFVKNADKLGVMYVIWYRQIWMPSTGWRAYSATGDAAAVHTNHVHLSML, from the coding sequence GTGGCGGCCATCTCCCCGCGCCGGTGCACCGCCCTGCTCGCTCTTCTCGCTGCCGCGATCATGGCGATCGTCGTCGTGCCCGGCAGGCCGGCTCTCGCCGACCCGGAGGGCGGGTCGAAGAAGCTGCGGGCCAACCTGGAGGCCGCCGCCAAGGGTTACGACCAGGCGAAGACGAAGCTGGCCGCGTCCAAGAAACGGCAGATCCAGCTGGCCGCCACGCTGAAGACCGCCCAGGCGCGCTCCGAGGCGCTGACCAAGCGGATGTCCGCGGTGGCCAGCCGGTCCTACCAGATGGGCCGGATCAGCACCGTGATGCTGCTGCTGAACAGCAACTCGCCGGACAAGTTCGTGGAGCGGGTGCAGGGCCTGGACATGCTGGCCCAGGTGGACAGCAGCGTCCTCGCCGACTACCGGGACGACATCGCCACCATCACGAAGGCCCAGGCCGCGCTGAACGCCGAGATCATCGAGCAGAAGCGTCAGGTCACCGTGATGGAGCGGAAGAAGAAGCAGGCCGAGATCGCGCTGGCCGAGGTCGGTGGCGGCTCGGCCGGTGGCTTCATCGACGCGAACTCGCCGGCCGCCGCCCCGGCGCCGCGGAACTCGGACGGCTCGTGGCCCAAGGAGTCCTGCACGATCAAGGACCCGACGTCGTCCGGCTGCCTCACGCCGCGGACGCTGCACGCCTACAACGAGGCCCGCGCCGACGGCTTCAAGCACTACACGGTCTGCTGGAGCCAGCGGTCCTCCGGCGAGCACCCCAAGGGCCGGGCCTGCGACTTCTCGTCCAACGCGAGCACCTTCAAGACCTCGGCCGCGACCGGCAGCGACAAGGCGTACGGCGACAGCCTGGCCGCCTACTTCGTGAAGAACGCCGACAAGCTGGGCGTGATGTACGTGATCTGGTATCGCCAGATCTGGATGCCGAGCACCGGCTGGCGGGCCTACAGCGCGACCGGTGACGCGGCCGCGGTGCACACCAACCACGTGCACCTCTCCATGCTCTGA
- a CDS encoding fused MFS/spermidine synthase: protein METAPPRALPSALAAALAFGASGAVLVLEIVALRLVGPYVGVTLQVSSSVIGISLAAIAYGAWLGGRLADQYDPRMLLAPALILGAIGTAVTLPLVRWGGELLRGGAAPAVLLLAALAVFLPAFVLSAIPPMVVKLQLSSLREAGTVVGRLSSIGTLGAITATLGTGFVFVAAMPSSAIILSLAALLALAGLVLGWWLRRDETHPDLPGSPRFRAMLATVGLLGAGMGAISPTPCDLETAYHCARVEPDPDRPGGRTLMLNSAPHSYVDLDDPRHLEFEYVQWIGAVADVVRPAGAPIDALHIGGGGFTVPNYLRATRPGSDQLVLELDGELVELDRRKLGLVTGPDLRVRVGDARVGVTERPAAAYDLVVGDAFGHQVVPWHLATREMAGEISRTLRADGIYAQNVIDYPPDRFIRAEMATVTAAFPHVALIAPADALAGEVGSNFVIVASRSPLPLAAIGAGLARIEEPVRLLSGAELTEYVAGARVLTDDYAPTDQLLPS from the coding sequence GTGGAGACCGCGCCGCCTCGCGCCCTGCCCTCGGCCCTCGCCGCCGCCCTGGCCTTCGGCGCCAGCGGCGCCGTCCTGGTCCTGGAGATCGTCGCGCTGCGCCTGGTCGGGCCGTACGTCGGCGTCACCCTCCAGGTCAGCAGCTCGGTGATCGGCATCTCGCTGGCCGCCATCGCCTACGGCGCCTGGCTGGGCGGCCGCCTCGCCGACCAGTACGACCCGCGGATGCTGCTCGCCCCGGCCCTGATTCTCGGCGCCATCGGCACCGCGGTGACCCTGCCGCTGGTCCGCTGGGGTGGCGAACTGCTGCGCGGCGGCGCCGCCCCGGCCGTGCTGCTGCTCGCCGCGCTGGCCGTCTTCCTGCCCGCCTTCGTCCTCTCCGCGATCCCGCCGATGGTGGTGAAACTCCAGCTCAGCAGCCTGCGCGAGGCCGGCACCGTGGTCGGCCGGCTGTCCAGTATCGGCACCCTGGGCGCGATCACCGCGACGCTGGGCACCGGCTTCGTCTTCGTCGCCGCGATGCCGAGCAGCGCGATCATCCTGAGCCTGGCCGCGCTGCTGGCGCTCGCCGGGCTGGTCCTGGGCTGGTGGCTGCGCCGCGACGAGACCCACCCGGACCTGCCCGGCTCGCCCCGGTTCCGGGCCATGCTGGCCACCGTCGGGCTGCTCGGCGCCGGGATGGGCGCGATCTCGCCGACCCCGTGCGACCTGGAGACGGCCTACCACTGCGCCCGGGTGGAGCCGGATCCGGACCGTCCCGGCGGCCGCACCCTGATGCTGAACTCGGCCCCGCACTCGTACGTCGACCTGGACGACCCCCGCCACCTGGAGTTCGAGTACGTCCAGTGGATCGGCGCGGTCGCCGACGTGGTCCGGCCGGCCGGCGCCCCGATCGACGCCCTGCACATCGGCGGCGGCGGCTTCACCGTGCCGAACTACCTGCGCGCCACCCGCCCGGGCAGCGACCAGCTGGTCCTGGAGCTCGACGGCGAGCTGGTCGAGCTGGACCGGCGCAAGCTCGGCCTGGTCACCGGCCCGGATCTGCGGGTCCGGGTGGGCGACGCCCGGGTCGGCGTGACCGAGCGCCCGGCGGCCGCCTACGACCTGGTGGTCGGCGACGCCTTCGGCCACCAGGTGGTGCCGTGGCACCTGGCCACCCGGGAGATGGCCGGCGAGATCTCGCGCACCCTGCGGGCGGACGGCATCTACGCGCAGAACGTGATCGACTACCCGCCGGACCGCTTCATCCGGGCCGAGATGGCGACCGTCACCGCCGCTTTCCCGCACGTCGCCCTGATCGCGCCGGCCGACGCGCTGGCCGGCGAGGTCGGCTCGAACTTCGTCATCGTGGCGTCGCGCAGCCCGCTGCCGCTGGCCGCGATCGGCGCCGGGCTGGCCCGGATCGAGGAGCCGGTCCGGCTGCTCTCCGGCGCCGAGCTGACCGAGTACGTGGCCGGCGCCCGGGTGCTGACCGACGATTACGCGCCGACGGACCAGCTGCTCCCGTCCTGA
- a CDS encoding serine/threonine-protein kinase, with protein sequence MGRTERNGHSGSLRVAGRYRLVEKLGTGGMSVVWRGYDETLGREVAVKVLSPQLAEDRTFRDRLRQEALAAARLCHPHITGVYDFGEALLADQQLTVPYVVMELNDGESVGARIGRQGSLDWREAVMVCAEVASALATAHARGVVHRDVTPANVMLTGAGAKVVDFGISAVVGQRDAGPDGSLLGTPAYLAPERLAGAQVSAATDVYALGLLLYRALTGRMPWPAESTAEALRAHLYADPDPVPELPGMPAAVADLCLRCLAKDPADRPPSAELARALAATVGVRPIIPPLRPGELSSVPLGPAAVPSGAATAPVPPGAAERSPAPAARGVVPAPPAPEGKSRLASTQVLKLRLRAGLRIGAALRLGRVRALGGGVFVGNRLRRCRPAAASNRLSAVAALASVLLLAGSALSWSARREAADAGRSSASAAGPAPGGGTVQRVRCAVRYQVKRDSGDTFEARLTVQTTGGPDGWRVDFSFPGGQRLAGTPKAVTQHGRHVMIHGQGRSRVLTLRGGYRQRNPLPLSFAMNGHPCRVEVLGSVSEPAPVEDDSVSAASAEDRPGPEQTIRKRKRPPARHGGSPRKQTPPPPPAARTPAPPAKRSGGFSLAL encoded by the coding sequence ATGGGGCGTACGGAGCGAAACGGTCACTCGGGATCGCTTCGTGTCGCCGGGCGGTACCGCCTGGTCGAGAAGCTCGGCACCGGCGGGATGTCGGTGGTCTGGCGTGGTTACGACGAGACCCTGGGCCGCGAGGTGGCGGTCAAGGTGCTCTCCCCACAGCTGGCCGAGGACCGCACGTTCCGGGACCGGCTCCGGCAGGAGGCGCTGGCCGCAGCCCGGCTCTGCCATCCGCACATCACCGGGGTCTACGACTTCGGTGAGGCGCTGCTCGCCGACCAGCAGCTGACCGTCCCGTACGTGGTGATGGAGCTGAACGACGGCGAGTCGGTCGGCGCCCGGATCGGCCGGCAGGGCTCGCTGGACTGGCGTGAGGCGGTGATGGTCTGCGCCGAGGTGGCCTCCGCGCTGGCCACCGCGCACGCCCGCGGCGTCGTGCACCGCGACGTGACCCCGGCCAACGTGATGCTCACCGGAGCCGGCGCGAAAGTGGTCGACTTCGGCATCTCCGCGGTGGTCGGCCAGCGCGACGCCGGCCCGGACGGCAGCCTGCTCGGCACCCCCGCCTACCTGGCCCCGGAACGGCTGGCCGGCGCCCAGGTCTCCGCGGCCACCGACGTCTACGCGCTCGGCCTGCTCCTCTATCGCGCCCTGACCGGCCGGATGCCCTGGCCGGCGGAGAGCACCGCGGAAGCCCTGCGCGCCCACCTTTACGCCGACCCGGACCCGGTCCCGGAACTGCCCGGCATGCCCGCCGCGGTCGCCGACCTGTGCCTGCGCTGCCTGGCCAAGGACCCGGCGGACCGGCCGCCCTCGGCGGAGCTGGCCCGGGCGCTGGCGGCCACCGTCGGGGTCCGCCCGATCATCCCGCCGCTGCGCCCGGGGGAGCTGTCCTCGGTCCCGCTCGGTCCGGCCGCGGTCCCGTCCGGTGCGGCGACGGCCCCGGTCCCGCCCGGTGCGGCGGAGCGCTCGCCCGCCCCGGCCGCCCGCGGGGTGGTGCCCGCCCCGCCCGCTCCCGAGGGCAAGAGCCGGCTGGCCAGCACCCAGGTGCTCAAGTTGCGGCTCCGGGCCGGCCTCCGGATCGGCGCCGCGCTCCGGCTGGGCCGGGTGCGCGCGCTGGGCGGTGGCGTCTTCGTCGGCAACCGGCTGCGCCGCTGCCGCCCGGCGGCGGCGAGCAACCGGCTGTCGGCGGTCGCCGCGCTGGCCAGCGTGCTGCTGCTGGCCGGCAGCGCGCTCAGCTGGTCGGCCCGGCGGGAAGCCGCCGACGCCGGTCGGTCCAGCGCCTCCGCGGCCGGCCCGGCACCCGGCGGTGGCACCGTGCAACGGGTCCGGTGCGCGGTCCGTTACCAGGTGAAACGCGACTCCGGCGACACCTTCGAAGCGCGACTGACTGTGCAGACCACCGGCGGACCGGACGGCTGGCGGGTGGACTTCAGCTTCCCCGGCGGCCAGCGGCTGGCCGGGACGCCGAAAGCGGTCACCCAGCACGGCCGGCACGTCATGATCCACGGACAGGGCCGCAGCCGGGTGCTCACCCTGCGCGGCGGTTACCGGCAGCGCAATCCGCTGCCGCTCAGCTTCGCCATGAACGGGCACCCGTGCCGTGTCGAGGTGCTGGGCAGCGTCAGCGAGCCGGCGCCGGTCGAGGATGACTCGGTGAGCGCGGCCTCGGCCGAGGACCGTCCCGGGCCGGAGCAGACGATCCGCAAGCGCAAGCGCCCACCGGCCCGGCACGGCGGCAGCCCGCGCAAGCAGACCCCGCCACCGCCGCCGGCCGCGCGCACCCCGGCGCCGCCGGCCAAGCGCAGCGGCGGTTTCTCCCTCGCGCTCTGA
- a CDS encoding SDR family NAD(P)-dependent oxidoreductase: MTRLAVVTGGGTGIGRATAGMLAGEGYDVIIVGRRPEVLADAVKWIGPQASAVTADAADPAQIPAVVDAVAGRTVDVLVNNAGAFVSGDESTLDGVAARWRANLDSNVLTAVLMTTALLPLLRRPGGKIILTSSIAAQRGGGGPYSAAKAALHGYVLDLATKLGAEGITANVISPGYITDSEFFDGRMTPEGHASRVNASLVKRAGEPSEIAEAVRWLTGPGGGFVTGQIINVNGGTVLGR; the protein is encoded by the coding sequence ATGACAAGACTGGCAGTGGTCACTGGTGGCGGCACCGGAATCGGCCGGGCGACGGCCGGCATGCTCGCGGGCGAGGGCTATGACGTGATCATCGTGGGCCGGCGCCCCGAGGTGCTCGCCGACGCGGTGAAGTGGATCGGACCGCAGGCGTCGGCGGTCACCGCGGACGCCGCCGACCCGGCGCAGATCCCCGCGGTGGTCGACGCGGTGGCCGGCCGCACGGTGGACGTGCTGGTCAACAACGCCGGCGCCTTCGTGTCCGGCGACGAGAGCACCCTGGACGGGGTGGCCGCGCGCTGGCGGGCGAACCTGGACTCCAACGTGCTCACCGCCGTCCTGATGACCACCGCGCTGCTGCCGCTGCTCCGCCGCCCGGGCGGGAAGATCATCCTGACCAGCTCGATCGCGGCGCAGCGGGGCGGTGGCGGGCCCTACTCCGCAGCCAAGGCCGCCCTGCACGGATACGTGCTGGACCTGGCCACCAAGCTCGGCGCGGAGGGGATCACGGCGAACGTGATCTCGCCCGGCTACATCACCGACAGCGAGTTCTTCGACGGCCGGATGACGCCGGAGGGGCATGCCTCCCGGGTGAACGCGTCGCTGGTCAAGCGGGCCGGCGAGCCGTCCGAGATCGCCGAGGCGGTGCGCTGGCTGACTGGTCCGGGCGGTGGCTTCGTCACCGGCCAGATCATCAACGTCAACGGCGGGACCGTGCTGGGTCGCTGA
- a CDS encoding RecQ family ATP-dependent DNA helicase has translation MTAGAAERASVRERAEEVLRRLAGEHARLREDQWRAIEALTVDRRRVLCVQRTGWGKSAVYFVATALLRAGGSTGPTVIVSPLLALMRNQVDAAARAGIRARTINSANLDEWSEIEQEIRAGSVDVLLISPERLNNPDFRDNVLPGLAHSTGLLVVDEAHCVSDWGHDFRPDYRRLRTFLGGLPASTPVLATTATANARVTADVADQLGDALVLRGPLDRDSLRLAVLRLPDPAHRLAWLADHLERLPGSGIIYTLTVAGATETADFLRSRGFPVASYTGQVEDAERRVAEQDLLDNKIKALVATSALGMGFDKPDLGFVVHLGAPNSPIAYYQQVGRAGRAVEHAEVVLLPGPEDAAIWRYFASLAFPPEDQVRAVLAQLSADRPLSTQALEPLVDLRRNRLELMLKVLDVDGAVRRTRGGWLATGEPWTYDTARLRRVAEARETEQQTMLEYATTPACRMEFLRRCLDDPEAAPCGRCDNCAGPLFDADVSSGSLAAAEAFLGRPGVEIAPKKMWPTGMSAVGISLKGRIAPAEQIEPGRAVGRLSDLGWGARLRGVVGPDAPDAPIPADLGAAVVEVLKAWARGEDAWAQRPVAVVAVPSQRHPQLVHSLAEHIATVGRLPLLGALTASRSGADTFRGNSAQRVRALHDAFTVSADVAAGLAARPGPLLLVDDLVDSGWTMALAGRALRRAGAEAILPLSLAVAG, from the coding sequence ATGACGGCCGGAGCGGCCGAGCGGGCGAGTGTGCGGGAGCGCGCCGAGGAGGTGCTGCGCCGGCTCGCCGGCGAGCACGCGAGACTGCGTGAGGACCAGTGGCGTGCCATCGAGGCGCTCACCGTCGACCGCCGGCGGGTGCTCTGCGTGCAGCGCACCGGGTGGGGCAAGTCGGCGGTCTACTTCGTGGCCACCGCCCTGCTGCGGGCGGGCGGTTCGACCGGCCCCACGGTGATCGTGTCCCCGCTGCTCGCCCTGATGCGCAATCAGGTGGACGCGGCGGCCCGGGCCGGCATCCGGGCCCGCACCATCAACTCGGCGAACCTCGACGAGTGGTCCGAGATCGAGCAGGAGATCCGGGCCGGGTCCGTCGACGTGCTGCTGATCAGCCCGGAGCGGCTGAACAACCCCGACTTCCGGGACAACGTGCTGCCCGGCCTGGCGCACAGCACCGGCCTGCTGGTGGTCGACGAGGCGCACTGCGTCTCCGACTGGGGCCACGACTTCCGGCCGGACTATCGGCGTCTGCGCACCTTCCTGGGTGGACTGCCGGCCAGCACCCCGGTGCTCGCCACCACCGCGACGGCGAACGCGCGGGTCACCGCCGACGTCGCCGATCAGCTCGGCGACGCGCTGGTGCTGCGCGGTCCGCTCGATCGGGACTCGCTGCGTCTCGCGGTGCTCCGGCTGCCCGACCCGGCACACCGGCTGGCCTGGCTGGCCGATCACCTGGAGCGGCTGCCCGGGTCCGGCATCATCTACACGCTGACCGTGGCCGGGGCCACCGAGACCGCTGACTTCCTGCGCTCGCGCGGGTTCCCGGTCGCGTCGTACACCGGTCAGGTGGAGGACGCCGAGCGCCGCGTCGCCGAGCAGGACCTGCTGGACAACAAGATCAAGGCGCTGGTGGCGACGTCCGCGCTCGGCATGGGCTTCGACAAGCCGGACCTGGGGTTCGTCGTGCACCTGGGCGCGCCGAATTCACCGATCGCCTACTACCAGCAGGTCGGCCGGGCCGGCCGGGCCGTCGAGCACGCCGAGGTGGTGCTCCTGCCCGGCCCGGAGGATGCGGCGATCTGGCGCTATTTCGCCTCCCTGGCCTTCCCGCCGGAGGACCAGGTGCGGGCGGTGCTGGCTCAGCTCTCCGCCGACCGGCCGCTCTCCACCCAGGCCCTGGAGCCGCTGGTCGACCTGCGGCGCAACCGTCTGGAGCTGATGCTCAAGGTGCTCGACGTGGACGGCGCGGTGCGCCGCACCCGCGGTGGCTGGCTCGCCACCGGCGAGCCGTGGACCTATGACACCGCCCGGTTGCGGCGGGTCGCCGAGGCTCGCGAGACCGAGCAGCAAACCATGCTGGAGTACGCGACGACCCCCGCCTGCCGGATGGAGTTCCTCCGCCGGTGCCTCGACGACCCGGAGGCGGCACCGTGCGGCCGGTGTGACAACTGTGCCGGTCCGCTCTTCGACGCCGACGTGTCGTCCGGTTCGCTGGCCGCCGCCGAGGCGTTCCTCGGGCGGCCCGGGGTGGAGATCGCGCCGAAGAAGATGTGGCCCACCGGGATGTCCGCGGTCGGCATCTCGCTGAAAGGCCGGATCGCCCCGGCCGAGCAGATCGAGCCCGGCCGGGCCGTCGGGCGCCTCTCCGACCTGGGCTGGGGCGCGCGGCTGCGCGGCGTGGTCGGGCCGGATGCACCGGACGCGCCGATCCCCGCCGACCTGGGCGCCGCGGTGGTCGAGGTGCTCAAGGCGTGGGCGCGTGGCGAGGACGCCTGGGCCCAGCGCCCGGTCGCCGTCGTGGCCGTGCCCTCACAGCGTCATCCACAGCTTGTCCACAGCCTCGCCGAGCACATCGCGACGGTCGGCCGGCTGCCGCTGCTCGGCGCGCTGACCGCTTCCCGATCCGGCGCGGACACCTTCCGTGGGAACAGCGCGCAGCGGGTCCGAGCCCTGCACGACGCCTTCACCGTCTCCGCTGACGTGGCCGCGGGCCTGGCCGCCCGCCCCGGCCCGCTGCTCCTGGTCGACGACCTGGTCGACTCCGGCTGGACGATGGCCCTGGCCGGCCGCGCCCTCCGCCGGGCCGGCGCCGAAGCCATCCTGCCCTTGTCCCTCGCCGTGGCCGGCTGA
- a CDS encoding GNAT family N-acetyltransferase encodes MTDRERNGYTLTDDATRIDVDRVHRWLADESYWATGRSHELVSRSITGSVPYSVFAGDEQVAFARAVTDGATFAWICDVFVDEAHRGRGLGGWLVDTIVEDMTARGVLRLLLATRDAHEVYRRSGFTPLEGPDRYMERDRRPTRNAILGRA; translated from the coding sequence GTGACAGACCGCGAGCGCAACGGCTACACCCTGACCGACGACGCGACCCGGATCGACGTCGATCGCGTGCACCGCTGGCTGGCCGACGAGTCCTATTGGGCCACCGGCCGATCGCACGAACTGGTCAGCCGCTCGATCACCGGCTCCGTGCCGTACTCGGTCTTCGCCGGCGACGAGCAGGTCGCCTTCGCCCGGGCCGTCACCGACGGCGCCACCTTCGCCTGGATCTGTGACGTCTTCGTCGACGAGGCCCACCGCGGCCGCGGCCTGGGCGGCTGGCTCGTCGACACCATCGTCGAGGACATGACCGCCCGCGGCGTCCTCCGCCTGCTGCTGGCCACCCGCGACGCCCACGAGGTCTACCGCCGCTCCGGCTTCACCCCGCTCGAAGGCCCGGACCGCTACATGGAACGCGACCGCCGCCCGACCCGAAACGCCATTCTCGGCCGCGCCTGA
- a CDS encoding nucleotidyl transferase AbiEii/AbiGii toxin family protein: MGMDPHRSALDHVLRLIAESPWADSLMLRGSMAMPAWVGDRARPPGDLDLVMLHPPLAAPDDLAPWPFVERIDPAQHWPEAVHGGARNEIWTFEEFETGGQCPRLPPEGLHWMTVADLNATSPSHEFVLDLIRADPWTPEGVVLHVAEIDDEEETDYTDYSDDDEYADMGPIRGRRTRLRIPWSAPDFEIGKVQLDVAWDEPVPARPRLTVVPRAEGRAPVAVFTPGPELSLAWKLHWLTADQVDQGVSAAKDLYDAVLLAELPALRLPPRLHRLATTVPAAGPVPAPPPVPSGPAFRPADLGSGPTPAPPRAVLTPAAVRAWKIDGSLPGGPAPWLDRLATALPHLSP; the protein is encoded by the coding sequence ATGGGGATGGACCCGCACCGGTCGGCGCTCGACCACGTCCTGCGGCTGATCGCCGAGTCGCCGTGGGCCGACTCCCTGATGCTGCGCGGCAGCATGGCGATGCCGGCCTGGGTCGGTGACCGGGCCCGGCCACCCGGCGACCTGGATCTCGTGATGCTGCACCCGCCCTTGGCCGCGCCGGACGATCTCGCGCCGTGGCCCTTCGTGGAGCGCATCGACCCGGCGCAGCACTGGCCGGAGGCGGTGCACGGCGGCGCGCGCAACGAGATCTGGACCTTCGAGGAGTTCGAGACCGGCGGCCAGTGTCCGCGGCTGCCACCCGAGGGCCTGCACTGGATGACCGTGGCCGATCTGAACGCCACCAGTCCGTCGCATGAGTTCGTGCTGGACCTGATCCGGGCCGATCCGTGGACCCCGGAGGGCGTCGTGCTGCACGTGGCCGAGATCGACGACGAGGAGGAGACCGACTATACGGACTATTCCGACGACGACGAGTATGCGGACATGGGCCCGATCCGTGGTCGCCGCACCCGCCTGCGGATCCCCTGGAGCGCACCGGACTTCGAGATCGGCAAGGTGCAGCTCGACGTCGCCTGGGACGAGCCGGTCCCGGCCCGGCCGCGCCTGACCGTGGTTCCCCGGGCCGAGGGCCGCGCTCCGGTCGCCGTGTTCACCCCCGGCCCCGAGCTGTCCCTGGCCTGGAAACTGCACTGGCTCACCGCTGACCAGGTCGACCAGGGTGTCTCCGCCGCCAAGGACCTTTACGACGCCGTCCTGCTCGCCGAGCTCCCCGCCCTGCGCCTCCCACCCCGCCTACACCGTCTGGCCACCACTGTCCCGGCCGCTGGCCCCGTACCCGCACCTCCTCCGGTTCCCTCGGGCCCCGCATTCCGTCCAGCTGACCTCGGATCCGGGCCCACTCCGGCTCCGCCCCGAGCCGTCCTGACTCCCGCCGCCGTCCGAGCCTGGAAGATCGACGGCTCGCTGCCCGGCGGCCCAGCGCCCTGGCTCGACCGCCTGGCCACCGCCCTGCCCCACCTCTCCCCCTAG
- a CDS encoding metal-sensitive transcriptional regulator produces MSEDSTSPHGPHGYSGDKAALLSRLRRIEGQVRGLQRMVDEDTYCIDVLTQISAAKSALQAVAVGLLEDHLAHCVVDAARAGDPSAKVKEASDAIARLIKS; encoded by the coding sequence ATGTCCGAGGACTCGACTTCGCCGCACGGGCCGCACGGCTACTCCGGGGACAAGGCGGCCCTGCTCAGCCGCCTGCGCCGGATCGAGGGGCAGGTTCGTGGCCTGCAGCGGATGGTCGACGAGGATACGTATTGCATCGACGTCCTGACCCAGATCTCGGCGGCGAAAAGCGCGCTGCAGGCGGTCGCGGTCGGCCTGCTGGAGGACCACCTGGCCCACTGCGTGGTGGACGCGGCCCGGGCCGGCGACCCCTCGGCCAAGGTCAAAGAGGCTTCCGACGCGATCGCCCGCTTGATCAAGTCCTGA
- a CDS encoding heavy-metal-associated domain-containing protein, translated as MAVTSTYTVKGMTCSHCVNAVTEELSALPGVAGVQVDLGSGGVTVTSEAPLSQDAVRAAVDEAGYELADA; from the coding sequence ATGGCTGTGACCAGCACCTACACCGTCAAGGGCATGACCTGCTCGCACTGTGTCAACGCGGTGACCGAGGAACTCTCGGCTCTCCCGGGCGTCGCCGGCGTGCAGGTCGATCTCGGCTCCGGCGGGGTGACGGTGACCAGTGAGGCGCCGCTCAGCCAGGACGCGGTCCGCGCCGCTGTCGACGAGGCCGGCTACGAGCTCGCGGATGCCTGA